A genomic segment from Desulfonatronum lacustre DSM 10312 encodes:
- a CDS encoding type II toxin-antitoxin system YafQ family toxin, which produces MRTPEYSGQFKRDVKLAKKRGKDVEKLKKLLALLIKGVPLPATYLDHPLKGEWIGFRDAHIEPDWVLIYKVSGDVVRFERTGKHADVFMG; this is translated from the coding sequence ATGCGCACTCCAGAATATTCAGGTCAATTCAAGAGAGACGTAAAGCTGGCAAAGAAGCGTGGCAAGGATGTGGAAAAACTTAAAAAATTACTGGCATTGCTCATTAAAGGCGTGCCGTTGCCAGCGACATATCTTGACCATCCGTTGAAAGGAGAGTGGATTGGTTTTCGGGATGCGCATATTGAGCCAGACTGGGTTCTGATCTACAAGGTTTCCGGAGATGTTGTGCGATTCGAACGTACAGGAAAACACGCTGATGTGTTTATGGGGTAG
- a CDS encoding type II toxin-antitoxin system RelB/DinJ family antitoxin codes for MAATAVVRARIDETIKNEASSVLAEMGLTVSDVVRIALTKVAKEKALPFDMRIPNALTAKTLEKSERGEDVYRAKDAEDLFRQLGI; via the coding sequence ATGGCTGCAACAGCAGTTGTCCGGGCAAGGATTGATGAAACTATAAAAAATGAGGCTTCCAGTGTATTAGCAGAAATGGGGCTTACCGTTTCTGACGTGGTGCGTATTGCGTTAACGAAAGTTGCCAAAGAAAAGGCGCTGCCGTTTGATATGCGTATTCCAAACGCTCTCACGGCTAAAACGCTGGAGAAGAGTGAGCGAGGCGAGGATGTATACCGCGCTAAAGATGCTGAAGACCTTTTCCGGCAACTCGGTATCTAA
- a CDS encoding recombinase family protein, with product MLIGYARVSTTDQNLNLQQEALVSVGCEKIFEDKVSGTQVDRPGLAKALDMLRQGDTLVIWKLDRLGRGVKHLVDLVGSLRERGIEFKSITDAIDTGTPAGRFFFHVMVASLAEMERELTVERTKAGLEAARKLGRYGGRKPKMTLTKVESAKKLLSSGMPARDVAQTLDVSVPTLYRWVPAGQASI from the coding sequence ATGCTGATCGGCTACGCACGTGTTTCGACCACGGATCAAAACCTGAACCTGCAACAGGAAGCCCTTGTCAGCGTAGGTTGCGAGAAAATTTTTGAGGACAAGGTCAGCGGAACGCAGGTGGATCGGCCAGGGCTTGCCAAGGCCCTCGACATGCTCCGTCAGGGCGATACGCTCGTGATCTGGAAACTGGATCGCCTGGGCCGCGGCGTAAAGCACCTGGTTGACCTGGTTGGATCGTTGCGGGAACGCGGAATTGAGTTCAAAAGCATTACTGACGCCATCGACACCGGCACACCTGCTGGTCGGTTCTTCTTCCACGTCATGGTGGCCAGTCTGGCTGAGATGGAGCGGGAATTGACCGTTGAGCGGACCAAGGCCGGTCTGGAAGCCGCACGTAAACTTGGCCGATATGGTGGCCGCAAGCCAAAGATGACGCTGACCAAGGTTGAGTCCGCGAAGAAACTACTGTCCTCCGGTATGCCCGCCAGGGATGTTGCCCAAACTCTTGATGTCTCCGTGCCGACTCTTTACCGATGGGTACCGGCAGGGCAAGCCTCGATTTGA
- a CDS encoding DUF1566 domain-containing protein has translation MRKMWRMIFGTAALTFMLCLTGLVMSGEAQAQRFVDNGDGTVTDTATGLMWTKDADPFGRLNWDDAMLRCTFFSIRGISGWRLPSKDELVAIRHAIQGGHPFTGVQSSYYWSSTHDADYPGNAWSVSMSNINVNFNYTTLTFHVWPVRAGQ, from the coding sequence ATGAGAAAAATGTGGAGAATGATTTTCGGAACAGCGGCCCTGACCTTCATGCTCTGCCTGACCGGACTGGTCATGTCCGGCGAAGCTCAGGCCCAGAGGTTCGTGGACAATGGGGACGGGACAGTGACGGACACGGCGACGGGGCTGATGTGGACCAAGGATGCGGACCCGTTCGGTAGATTGAATTGGGATGACGCCATGTTAAGGTGCACCTTTTTCAGCATCCGCGGAATTAGCGGCTGGCGGCTGCCGAGCAAGGATGAGCTTGTGGCTATTAGGCATGCAATTCAAGGCGGACATCCCTTTACCGGGGTCCAGTCGTCCTACTACTGGTCCAGCACGCACGACGCGGACTACCCGGGCAACGCGTGGAGCGTGAGCATGAGCAACATCAACGTGAACTTCAACTACACGACCCTCACCTTCCACGTGTGGCCGGTCCGCGCCGGACAGTGA
- a CDS encoding UPF0175 family protein: MVRLTLELPDEVFSARKQPPRLFGHDLRLATAIHWYARGEISMEKGALIAGLDRNDFLESTCRSEGRSLLRGCGQLGE, translated from the coding sequence ATGGTTCGACTTACCCTGGAACTCCCGGACGAGGTTTTTTCTGCTCGCAAGCAGCCACCGCGACTCTTCGGGCATGATTTGCGATTGGCCACGGCGATCCACTGGTATGCGCGTGGCGAAATATCCATGGAAAAAGGGGCATTGATTGCCGGTCTGGATCGGAACGACTTTCTGGAAAGCACTTGCCGCTCAGAAGGTCGAAGTCTTCTCCGTGGATGTGGACAGCTTGGCGAGTGA
- a CDS encoding addiction module antidote protein yields MKKTDRASVSHDEALVQELRADPLFAAEYLQAAMEDTDEPAVLLIALRHVSEAFGMADVANAAGIKRESLYRALSPKGNPTLKTLLAVLKAVGLRLVIAPESRNERAACPN; encoded by the coding sequence ATGAAGAAAACTGATCGCGCCAGTGTTAGCCATGATGAGGCCCTTGTACAAGAACTCCGTGCGGATCCTCTTTTCGCGGCGGAGTATCTCCAGGCTGCCATGGAAGATACCGACGAGCCCGCGGTATTGCTCATAGCTCTGCGGCATGTTTCTGAAGCCTTCGGCATGGCTGATGTCGCCAACGCAGCGGGAATTAAGCGTGAAAGTCTCTACAGGGCCTTGTCGCCCAAAGGAAACCCAACGCTCAAGACTCTGTTGGCTGTACTCAAGGCGGTCGGACTACGTCTGGTCATCGCTCCTGAGAGCCGCAATGAACGGGCTGCTTGCCCCAACTGA
- a CDS encoding type II toxin-antitoxin system RelE/ParE family toxin, with the protein MSINRLKAGNFGDCKTLRGGVSELRIDYGPGYRVYFSRVGKLIVLLLCGGDKRTQEADIQRAIDYLADFKRREGHEEN; encoded by the coding sequence TTGTCGATCAACCGCTTGAAAGCTGGTAATTTCGGCGATTGCAAAACACTCCGGGGTGGTGTCTCGGAACTGCGGATAGACTACGGCCCCGGGTATCGCGTCTATTTCAGCAGGGTGGGAAAGCTGATTGTGTTGCTTTTATGCGGTGGCGATAAACGGACACAGGAAGCCGATATTCAGCGGGCAATCGACTATCTTGCCGATTTCAAAAGAAGGGAAGGCCATGAAGAAAACTGA
- a CDS encoding radical SAM protein — MKTYSVRFSHSGNEANISHDALRAAVVDFLERWGTRFYLGPDFGTLLGHGDRIANLLRACGMDEAAFFQEVLRQLAKTNHQSDHEMDDHEGPEVRVSGIVLPKRLLLVFLEQMLPGDGFVAVRSVEQYAELTNITVPEDQREDLQQVIDTYPVRLSRHVLRQSRLSRHVAYQFMPFVQELDQTGLKNTWIGQFHQGLLEQMYQNRPIFVLHMSCPVYCRFCFRKHKDCRNLPAPTVEDVQKAVDHIAASPQIKEIVLTGGEPLMNKATLTTAVAGLAGIPHVQTIRIASRCISYYPSLFFAENEFWLNYLIDRNRELQKTNKKIEIATHFIHPDEISHYSLEIISRLVRGGVGVYTQTPFLKDCNDTGAELAELYAQLRAVGSELHYIYIPCSPIQGNNIYWTPISAGHTALAHLRGHLPDRAMPILCTATKIGKIDWNTSGWAVEQSGEEPDMIWIRTPYTEGYFKSFAPQFSLEKSRVNHEGTLDSRFMARIGDESLFFGSLSQDAPPARDFDPQELGRVQQLICQDQRIRQSIVPTGIEALQRVHRTQVEVDVAANREMPAILEYIQANPEISDVVLAAEDKILNHLPEVQAYAQALRSLPQVTALRVRSLMFAYEPEAYTDDVIEELIALNHLDPARPTRLELETQFVHSSEFRLVHGEIIRRLLAHGVTVYNNIALLSGINDSPEEMKRICYNCRQIGIELQNLYVAGLPVQEEWNRDTPVEATTVIDLATHLRRHESGREVPVYVVRTILGDADFNLNARIVAAHDDHVLMRLLCVTKKAMRDIDPDFDWPEGVEERDGHPVVPVRGLTARTNRDFFLRG; from the coding sequence ATGAAGACCTATTCCGTACGATTCAGTCATTCAGGAAACGAAGCAAACATATCCCACGACGCGCTGCGGGCGGCTGTGGTGGATTTTCTGGAGCGCTGGGGCACGCGGTTCTATCTGGGGCCGGACTTTGGAACGCTTTTGGGCCATGGCGACCGGATCGCGAACCTGCTTCGAGCCTGTGGAATGGACGAGGCGGCGTTTTTCCAGGAGGTCTTGCGGCAACTGGCCAAAACGAACCACCAGTCGGATCACGAAATGGACGACCACGAAGGTCCGGAGGTGCGCGTCTCCGGGATTGTTCTGCCCAAGCGGTTGCTGCTGGTCTTCCTGGAGCAGATGCTTCCCGGCGACGGGTTCGTGGCGGTGCGCTCGGTGGAACAGTACGCGGAGTTGACCAACATCACGGTTCCGGAGGACCAGCGCGAAGACCTGCAACAGGTCATCGACACCTACCCGGTGCGGCTGTCCCGACACGTCCTGCGCCAGTCCCGCCTGTCCCGGCACGTGGCCTATCAGTTCATGCCCTTTGTCCAGGAGCTGGATCAGACCGGCCTGAAAAACACCTGGATCGGCCAGTTTCACCAGGGGCTTTTGGAACAGATGTACCAGAACCGCCCGATTTTCGTCCTGCACATGAGCTGCCCGGTGTATTGCCGGTTCTGCTTCCGCAAACACAAGGACTGCCGCAACCTCCCCGCGCCCACGGTGGAGGACGTCCAAAAGGCGGTGGATCACATCGCCGCCTCGCCCCAGATCAAGGAGATCGTGCTCACCGGGGGGGAGCCGCTGATGAACAAGGCCACCTTGACCACGGCAGTGGCCGGTCTGGCCGGGATTCCCCACGTCCAGACCATCCGCATCGCCTCCCGGTGCATCTCCTATTACCCGTCCCTGTTCTTCGCGGAGAACGAATTCTGGCTGAACTACCTGATCGACCGGAACCGGGAGCTGCAAAAGACCAACAAGAAGATCGAGATCGCCACCCACTTCATCCATCCGGACGAAATCTCCCATTACAGTCTGGAGATCATCTCCCGGCTGGTCCGGGGCGGGGTCGGCGTCTACACCCAGACCCCGTTCCTGAAGGACTGCAACGACACCGGCGCGGAGCTGGCCGAGCTCTACGCCCAGCTGCGGGCCGTGGGCTCCGAGTTGCACTACATCTACATCCCGTGCAGCCCCATCCAGGGCAACAATATCTACTGGACGCCCATTTCCGCCGGTCATACGGCCCTGGCCCATCTGCGCGGCCACCTGCCGGACCGGGCCATGCCCATTCTGTGCACGGCCACCAAGATCGGGAAGATCGACTGGAACACCAGCGGCTGGGCCGTGGAGCAAAGCGGGGAGGAACCGGATATGATCTGGATCCGCACCCCCTACACCGAAGGCTACTTCAAGTCGTTCGCCCCGCAATTTTCCTTGGAGAAAAGCCGCGTGAACCACGAAGGGACCCTGGACTCCCGGTTCATGGCCCGGATCGGCGACGAGTCCCTGTTTTTCGGCTCCCTTTCCCAGGACGCGCCGCCGGCCAGGGACTTTGATCCCCAGGAACTGGGCCGGGTCCAGCAGCTCATCTGCCAAGACCAACGCATCCGTCAAAGCATCGTTCCCACGGGCATCGAGGCCCTGCAGCGCGTTCACCGCACCCAGGTGGAGGTGGACGTGGCCGCGAACCGGGAGATGCCCGCCATTCTGGAGTACATCCAGGCCAATCCGGAGATTTCGGACGTGGTCCTGGCCGCGGAAGACAAAATCCTCAACCACCTGCCCGAGGTCCAGGCCTATGCCCAGGCCCTGCGCTCCCTGCCCCAGGTCACCGCCCTGCGGGTGCGCAGCCTGATGTTCGCCTACGAGCCCGAGGCCTACACCGACGACGTGATCGAGGAACTGATCGCCCTGAACCACCTCGACCCCGCCCGCCCGACCCGCCTGGAACTGGAAACCCAGTTCGTCCATTCCAGCGAGTTTCGCCTGGTCCACGGCGAAATCATCCGCCGCCTCCTGGCCCACGGCGTGACCGTGTACAACAACATCGCCCTGCTCTCCGGGATCAACGACTCCCCGGAGGAAATGAAGCGGATCTGCTACAACTGCCGCCAGATCGGCATTGAGCTCCAGAACCTCTACGTCGCCGGCCTGCCGGTGCAGGAGGAATGGAACCGGGACACCCCCGTGGAAGCCACCACGGTGATCGACCTGGCCACCCACCTGCGCCGCCACGAAAGCGGCCGGGAGGTCCCGGTCTACGTGGTCCGTACCATCCTCGGCGACGCGGACTTCAACCTCAACGCCCGCATCGTCGCCGCCCACGACGACCACGTCCTGATGCGCCTGCTCTGCGTGACCAAAAAAGCCATGCGCGATATTGATCCGGATTTTGACTGGCCCGAAGGAGTCGAGGAACGTGACGGCCACCCCGTGGTGCCGGTGCGCGGGCTGACGGCACGGACGAACCGGGACTTTTTTCTGCGTGGATGA
- a CDS encoding MFS transporter, producing the protein MPTPLVSPGTDAAGYPAFRSVVPGLLSLMGIFFANFLSRVVLAPFLLHIRDDFDLTKAQAGELFFIVSLGYSVALLCSGLLSSRLEHRHVIVVSAVGIALALVMAALSPNLLWLRSSLLVVGLFGGLYFPSGFAVLTSMVPHTNWGKALAIHELAPNLSFILAPLLAEMTIGLGLGWRTALTGNALLALVALVLFLRYCSAGREKSIPPRPKAYLTALGDRRFWILAVFFTMAIGATQGVYAQTPLYLVSVRDLPADWVNYLLAASRVSGLFLVFWAGMIVDRLGPIRALRIFVALTGIATITFGLLPGSWVMLAVLVQPTMGGCFFPAGFAVLSLVYPAAVRPLAISLVVPMAVLAGGGLIPAGLGIFGDHDLFALGFILLGAAILLSTLLTTALKPSPSQDQPTP; encoded by the coding sequence ATGCCCACGCCCCTTGTCTCTCCCGGCACGGATGCCGCCGGCTATCCGGCCTTTCGATCCGTAGTTCCCGGCCTGCTCAGCCTAATGGGCATTTTTTTCGCCAACTTTCTGAGCCGGGTCGTCCTTGCTCCGTTTTTACTGCATATCCGTGACGATTTCGATCTGACCAAGGCCCAGGCCGGGGAGCTGTTCTTCATCGTCTCCCTGGGCTACAGCGTGGCCCTGCTCTGCTCCGGCCTCCTTTCCTCCCGTCTGGAGCACCGCCATGTGATCGTGGTTTCCGCGGTGGGCATCGCCCTGGCCCTGGTCATGGCCGCGCTCAGCCCGAACCTGCTCTGGCTGCGGTCGAGCCTGCTCGTGGTCGGCCTTTTCGGCGGGCTGTACTTTCCGTCCGGTTTCGCCGTGCTCACGTCCATGGTCCCGCACACCAACTGGGGCAAGGCCCTGGCCATCCATGAGCTGGCCCCGAACCTCAGCTTTATCCTGGCCCCGCTGCTGGCGGAAATGACGATTGGTCTGGGGCTGGGCTGGAGGACGGCGTTGACCGGCAACGCTCTCCTGGCACTGGTCGCCCTGGTTCTGTTCCTTCGGTACTGTTCCGCGGGCCGGGAAAAAAGCATTCCTCCCCGCCCCAAGGCCTACCTGACCGCCCTGGGGGACCGGCGCTTCTGGATTCTGGCCGTCTTCTTCACCATGGCCATCGGGGCCACCCAGGGCGTCTACGCCCAAACGCCGCTGTACCTGGTCAGCGTTCGTGATCTGCCCGCGGACTGGGTCAACTACCTCCTGGCCGCGTCCCGGGTTTCCGGGCTGTTTCTGGTCTTCTGGGCCGGAATGATCGTGGATCGCCTCGGTCCCATTCGGGCCCTGCGCATTTTCGTGGCCCTGACCGGCATCGCGACCATCACCTTCGGCCTGCTGCCCGGGAGCTGGGTCATGCTGGCGGTGCTGGTCCAGCCGACCATGGGCGGCTGTTTTTTCCCAGCCGGGTTCGCCGTGCTCTCCCTGGTCTACCCCGCGGCCGTCCGGCCCCTGGCCATCTCCCTGGTTGTGCCCATGGCCGTGCTGGCCGGCGGCGGACTGATTCCGGCCGGACTTGGCATCTTCGGCGACCACGACCTCTTCGCCCTGGGCTTCATTCTCCTGGGGGCGGCGATCCTGCTCAGCACGCTCCTGACCACGGCCCTCAAGCCGTCGCCGTCACAAGATCAGCCCACGCCCTGA
- a CDS encoding FlxA-like family protein, with protein sequence MRIDGYQNFLRTGESAGQPIVRETQATDWFRGASTSAGGDTVSISPAAREAQQAAKSEDTGDNDAAEAFRKYMHKARGGIDSSSSGPLEALQARLKDLTNKLSAIAANQSMPEQTKNSMIQVIQAEINQISAQIAELEAQASETA encoded by the coding sequence ATGCGCATAGACGGTTATCAGAATTTTTTGCGGACAGGGGAGTCTGCGGGACAGCCCATTGTCCGGGAAACTCAGGCAACGGATTGGTTCCGGGGCGCTTCGACCTCCGCCGGGGGCGACACCGTGAGCATTTCACCTGCGGCCAGGGAGGCTCAGCAAGCCGCAAAGTCCGAAGACACCGGCGACAATGACGCGGCGGAAGCATTCAGGAAGTACATGCACAAGGCCAGAGGCGGGATCGATTCCTCTTCAAGCGGCCCCTTGGAGGCGCTGCAAGCCCGGCTGAAGGACCTGACGAACAAACTGTCCGCCATCGCCGCCAACCAGTCTATGCCGGAGCAGACGAAAAACAGCATGATCCAAGTAATCCAGGCTGAAATTAATCAGATTTCCGCCCAAATCGCCGAACTTGAGGCGCAAGCCTCGGAGACGGCATGA